The Watersipora subatra chromosome 7, tzWatSuba1.1, whole genome shotgun sequence genomic interval TACATTTAGTGTCCATGGGATGTACAGTGTGTCTATGGAATGTACAGCGTGCCCACGGAATGAACAGTATGTCCATGTCATGTACAGTGTACTCATGACTATACTCTAACATTAGAACGACTGACCAACAAGTCATGCAGTTGGCAAGTCTGTGCAAGCAAATTCAATTGCCCTACATAAAAGCTAGTACTAAGAGGTTGCTAGGTCTGTAGGAttaaatgaatataaatatggCTTTTTGGCTAGCAAGGATCACAGCAACTGCCAAAGTTAGGTTAGCTgctagtaatattatatattgtatatattttataatcataTCCCCAATTCATTAAAGGCTTAAGCTGTAATTGAAAAGAGATCATTTGAATAGTTTGATATGTCTGTGCAAGAAAACTATGTAAGTCTCTACCTTATTAATTTGTTGTGTTGTTCTTGATGGAGTGTCTGTATGTTGTGATATTTTATACTCACTCCCAACTAAAATTACAACTATTTTCATATTCATATGACTTTATTATGTGGAGATTAATCCATTTTTACTACCTGAAGACAATCAGGAAGTGGCCTGTAAAACTTTGCCGCAAATAATTATGACTTATTCAAGTAAGAAGAATTGTAATAGTGATCTTTACTATCTactgttttctttttaaaattgtttggCATTACATAAGTTAGTAGTGtcatatttggttgtgtaggtCTTTTATAATAGAAACTGGTGTCGGTCTGTCCTCAAAATCATAAAAGTATTTACAAACTGACTGTTGATGAAATATGTGCACGTAGCTTAAAACAGTAAAAACTGTCAGTTTTCATATTTGACTAAATCTTTCATTCCTATGTGCGTAGCcagtattataattattttaactatGACAATTGTTTTGATTGCAACTTTGACTCAAATGTGGCTCAAAATTTAGGACAACTGGGAGGAGATTTTTCGTGTGAGAGATAAAGAAGAGCAACAAATTTCTGTTACCGAaaaggttacgtattataatacaAATGCAACAAACTATGAGGAGTCAATGGCGGCTGGGGACTATTCCGGTCCTAGACTGACTGCTTCTCTACTACATAAATATCTCAAAGGTAGGAGACTTACTCGACTttatttgtttcattgtttaATTACATTTTAATGTTTCTGAGTAATATGTCACATAATTTACTAGTTACATATTCTCGTGTCTGCTGTGATTGGCTATAAACTTAGGCAAATTCTAACACATATtagaataaattaaacaaaaaggtTCATCCACATTAAGGTCAACTGTATTTGGTGAGATATCTTTTTAATGTTCACTTTATAATACTAAAGATtcaagaaattatttttaatctgcagAAACTAATCTATGCTTTacctttttactattttaccagTAGCGGGCCTATCATAGAGTCTAGTATATATTGTTGGATTAACCAAATTACTGTCTATGTCTTCATCATTTTTTGTCAGGAAGACTTGATGCTAAAATCCTAGATGTTTGTGGGGGAACAGGACTGGTAATCAGAGaggtaattataatataaaaatttatttaaaggcAAAAGCTATCAATCTCTTTCAGCATCATATAGGTTAATTTGCGTCAAATAAGGTTGCCAGCAAGACGCACTTTGTATAGTATAATTAATTCTAGACAATTTTTTGGGGTACACCTGAAAAtgtggcatatattttatggaAGTTCATTGTTCCAAAGTAGGTCAATATAATAGTGCATTGACCTTTCTTTTTGTGTAGCTTCGGAAGTTTGCTTCCTACAACAATGCTGACGGTCTGGATGCAGCTGAGAATATGATGGCTGTTGCAAAAGAGAATGGACTTTATAATAACATCTTTCCTCAATATTTTACTTTAGAGTCTGATGTACCATCAAGTAAGTTTTTCGTATCCTAATCATCAAAGAAAATTGTTGTTAGGTGTTGGagtaccaaataatttttaatcttAGTGAAACATATAACAAACAATCTCGTTACTTTTGCTGACCTTATTGAGAGTGAAAAagcataagctattatcactgcCACTAGAGAAAGCAGCCAAGTTCCATAGTACAATGTTGAACAAAAAATGTATCAACTAACCAATTAACCTTATCAGAGAATATAGTGATAACTTACAATACTCTTTCAAGAATGAGATTAGTAGTTCAAGCTAGCGGAGTAAATGaaagaatattataaaatataacaggaCCGCTTTCGAAAATATAGTGTTTTATGTTAGCTATAACCATCAGTTCtgtagaaatatttttgaactCCATAAATTGTGGCTTGCTTGATGTAGCAAAGGGCTTTTGTGCTAAATGGTTCTAACAAGAGTGAACAGATGATGAAGAGTCGCGACCCTAAAAAGCCAGTCTGCTGATAGTCATTGTGATATAGTTGGTGTCTTGTTTGCAATTAGGTTTAATTAATTCAGTATTCTACAGCATTC includes:
- the LOC137400267 gene encoding uncharacterized protein, whose amino-acid sequence is MSVQENYDNWEEIFRVRDKEEQQISVTEKVTYYNTNATNYEESMAAGDYSGPRLTASLLHKYLKGRLDAKILDVCGGTGLVIRELRKFASYNNADGLDAAENMMAVAKENGLYNNIFPQYFTLESDVPSNSYDALSSCGAFLPGHLKAEVVTKMCDIVKPGGYVVIVMRKHFTDYDSNLMQLRPLVHKLADTKQMELIEECVTENYVNGHDGLKIVLRKPC